The proteins below come from a single Metarhizium brunneum chromosome 1, complete sequence genomic window:
- the cta3_0 gene encoding Calcium-transporting ATPase 3 — translation MGGKTAQQHALAGHVSGQCNKLLSRPAHSLSVDDVLEELRASPSQGLTGAEAVERLAEYGPNQLKEKKGVQPVAIFLEQIFNAMTLVLILALAASFGIEAWIAGGILGGIICVNIVIGFFQTLQAEKTIDSLRTLGFPTCNVYRDGDTINIQTADVVPGDIVDLNTGDSVPADIRLIEAVNLEADEALLTGEAMPMSKSPKLTFDEDTGPGDRLNVVYSSTTITKGRGRGVVFATGMFTEIGAIASALNSDGKIIVDQQDSRPSPLSYVKQAGRMMRNWIGEFLGLTVGTPLQRKLSQLFVSLFVFAIVCAIVVLGANKFDTRKDVILYAVTTSVGTIPVSLLLVLTVTMAAGTKKMVERHVIVRNLQSLEALGGVTNICSDKTGTITQGRMVVRKAWIPGFGTYSVDTGNQVYNPTAGAVAFTASQPKDISQTHEKQNREQPVAPQDDARNKTSLQWYLSIASLANLATLEKAEDTAEGPGEWKARGAPTEIAIEVFTSRFGWSRVQLSEGEKKKWQHVAEFPFDSDVKKMSVLFRSCQSQQTHVFTKGAVERVLEICDRISFDDAVEPLTETIKSNILDNMVSLAGQGLRVLALAHKPLDRDVSDAEFAHGSSPDRCEFEQNLIFRGLIGIYDPPRSESLPSVKACQGAGIMVHMLTGDHPQTARAIAMEVNILPSEDKIRMLPADMSRTLMMTAQEFDALSDSQIDNLQQLPLVVARCAPSTKVRMIEALHRRGRYVAMTGDGVNDSPSLKRADIGIAMGTGSDVAKESADIVLTDDNFASILNAVEEGRRIFDNIQKFILHVLAANIGFVVSLLTGLAFKDGSDVSVFLLTPVEILWMLMATGAFCETGLGFERAVPDILNRPPQNLKYGVFTREFLLDMVIYGALMACCTIGSFTVVVFGFDNGDLGSDCNNKYSSSCEAVFRARATSYTTMTWIFLLFAWELIDFRRSLFDMPYGFKAWLAHFWSNKFLFFSVIVVFVMVFPTLYIPVINDVVFMHKGISWEWAVVFIAVGVYLAGNEGWKWAKRVYYRRQGVERVDWEGDV, via the exons ATGGGAGGCAAGACTGCTCAACAGCACGCCCTGGCAGGCCACGTGTCTGGCCAGTGTAACAAGCTATTGAGTCGTCCGGCACATAGCCTGTCCGTCGACGATGTTCTGGAGGAACTGCGCGCGAGCCCGTCACAAGGGTTGACCGGCGCAGAGGCTGTCGAGAGGCTGGCCGAGTATGGGCCAAACCAgttgaaggaaaagaagggtGTGCAGCCCGTAGCCATTTTTCTCGAGCAAATCTTCAATGCCATGACTCTG GTTCTTAttcttgccttggctgctAGTTTCGGCATTGAGGCCTGGatcgccggcggcatcctAGGAGGCATCATTTGTGTCAACATCGTCATCGGATTCTTTCAGACACTGCAAGCTGAGAAGACGATTGATTCACTGCGCACCCTTGGGTTCCCGACATGCAACGTCTACCGAGACGGGGACACCATCAATATCCAAACCGCCGATGTGGTTCCCGGCGATATTGTTGACCTCAACACGGGAGACTCTGTTCCGGCAGATATTCGACTGATTGAAGCAGTCAATCTCGAAGCTGACGAGGCCCTCCTCACCGGAGAGGCGATGCCCATGTCCAAGAGTCCGAAATTGACATTCGACGAGGATACCGGCCCAGGCGATCGCCTCAATGTCGTCTATAGCTCCACCACAATCACCAAGGGGCGTGGTCGAGGTGTAGTTTTCGCCACTGGCATGTTTACAGAAATTGGAGCCATTGCCAGCGCTTTGAACAGCGATGGTAAGATCATTGTTGACCAACAAGACAGCCGGCCTTCACCCCTGTCCTACGTCAAGCAAGCGgggaggatgatgaggaacTGGATTGGCGAGTTTCTGGGTCTGACTGTTGGCACCCCGCTGCAGAGGAAGCTATCCCAGTTATTCGTCTCCTTGTTTGTCTTTGCCATCGTCTGTGCCATTGTTGTGCTGGGAGCAAACAAGTTTGATACGAGGAAAGACGTCATCTTGTACGCGGTTACGACGTCGGTTGGCACCATCCCCGTGTCTTTGCTGTTGGTTTTGACAGTTACCATGGCTGCCGGTACCAAGAAGATGGTGGAGAGGCACGTCATTGTTCGCAACCTGCAGAGTTTGGAGGCATTGGGCGGTGTTACCA ACATTTGTTCGGACAAAACTGGCACCATCACACAAGGACGCATGGTGGTAAGAAAGGCTTGGATTCCCGGCTTTGGCACGTATTCTGTGGACACAGGAAACCAAGTCTACAATCCGACGGCTGGGGCAGTTGCTTTCACTGCGTCCCAACCCAAAGACATTTCCCAAACGCACGAGAAACAAAATAGAGAACAGCCCGTCGCACCTCAGGATGACGCTCGTAACAAGACCTCGCTTCAGTGGTACCTCAGCATTGCCTCCTTGGCAAACCTAGCCACTTTGGAGAAGGCGGAGGACACCGCTGAAGGCCCTGGGGAGTGGAAGGCTCGTGGCGCCCCGACTGAGATTGCCATTGAAGTATTTACCTCGCGCTTTGGATGGAGCCGCGTTCAGTTGTCCGaaggggaaaagaagaagtggCAGCATGTCGCTGAGTTTCCGTTTGATTCAGATGTGAAGAAGATGTCAGTCCTGTTTCGGAGCTGTCAGTCGCAGCAAACACATGTCTTTACAAAG GGAGCGGTTGAGCGAGTCCTCGAAATCTGTGACCGCATTTCatttgacgatgccgtcgaaCCACTTACAGAAACCATCAAATCGAATATTCTTGACAACATGGTCTCCTTGGCCGGGCAAGGTCTTCGTGTTCTCGCATTAGCCCATAAGCCCTTGGACCGCGACGTTTCCGATGCCGAATTTGCACATGGCAGCTCCCCAGACCGCTGCGAGTTCGAGCAGAATCTCATTTTCCGCGGCCTCATCGGCATATACGATCCTCCGCGAAGCGAATCTCTGCCCAGCGTCAAGGCTTGCCAAGGAGCCGGCATCATGGTGCACATGCTCACAGGCGATCACCCGCAAACAGCGcgcgccattgccatggaAGTCAATATCCTTCCCTCCGAAGACAAGATTCGCATGCTCCCCGCCGACATGTCTCGCACTCTCATGATGACCGCTCAGGAATTCGACGCCCTGTCAGACAGCCAAATCGACAATCTTCAGCAGCTCCCACTTGTCGTGGCCCGTTGCGCGCCCAGCACAAAGGTTCGCATGATTGAAGCCCTCCACAGACGAGGCCGCTACGTTGCCATGACaggcgacggcgtcaatgACAGTCCTAGTTTGAAACGTGCAGATATCGGTATTGCCATGGGCACGGGATCAGACGTGGCCAAAGAGAGCGCCGACATCGTGCTGACCGATGACAACTTTGCGTCGATCCTCAATGCCGTCGAGGAAGGACGCCGGATCTTTGACAACATCCAAAAGTTCATATTGCACGTGTTGGCGGCGAATATTGGCTTTGTGGTTTCATTGCTCACCGGACTGGCATTCAAGGACGGCTCCGACGTGtccgtcttcttgttgacGCCGGTTGAGATTCTGTGGATGCTTATGGCCACCGGGGCTTTCTGTGAAACCGGGCTGGGATTTGAACGCGCGGTCCCTGACATCCTCAACCGCCCCCCTCAGAAT CTCAAATATGGCGTCTTCACCCGCGAGTTCCTCCTCGACATGGTCATCTACGGCGCCCTCATGGCCTGCTGCACCATCGGCTCCTTCACCGTCGTCGTGTTCGGCTTCGACAATGGCGACCTCGGCTCCGACTGCAACAACAAATACTCGTCTTCCTGTGAAGCCGTCTTCCGCGCACGCGCAACGAGTTACACCACCATGACGTGgatcttcctcctcttcgcgTGGGAGCTCATTGATTTCCGTCGATCGCTGTTCGATATGCCGTATGGGTTCAAGGCATGGCTGGCGCATTTCTGGAGTAACAAGTTTTTATTCTTTTCCGTGATAGTTGTTTTTGTCATGGTCTTTCCTACACTGTACATCCCAGTTATCAACGACGTGGTGTTTATGCACAAGGGAATTTCGTGGGAGTGGGCAGTGGTGTTTATTGCGGTAGGGGTCTACCTGGCTGGGAACGAGGGCTGGAAGTGGGCGAAAAGGGTGTATTATAGGAGGCAGGGCGTAGAGAGGGTGGATTGGGAGGGCGATGTATAG
- the vlmA_0 gene encoding Fatty acid hydroxylase vlmA — translation MAATETTTASPVSQVNPKDSIKSTWRFGDRSKWTVFHWAVELLGVYHWDPKRPTPVHQKTDKVPYVPQWTTHAWILIHALIPLAIHQAWVTATGTNLSPLLAIGYYTTAFLAVVILELREIRRLGHMYGFLDGDVHDRDGIPDIGVARVVMAGPKTAGGRMAMTVFLTYKASESPADVMSSWTWWAWLVVQTGLYGIILDFWFYWYHRAMHDVNFLWKFHRTHHLTKHPNPSLAAYADEEQEFFDMVGVPFLTFLTFKAFGVPLDFYSWWICHQYIAFTEFGGHSGLRLHIGASSTFHWLLTYLNMELVVEDHDLHHRKGWRKSQNYGKQTRVWDRIFGTCGDRIESKHANVDYENPAYLNLL, via the coding sequence ATGGCGGCCACCGAGACAACGACGGCGAGCCCCGTCTCCCAAGTCAACCCCAAGGATTCCATCAAATCGACATGGCGGTTTGGCGACCGGAGCAAATGGACAGTCTTCCACTGGGCGGTGGAATTGCTGGGCGTATACCACTGGGATCCCAAGCGCCCGACCCCAGTCCACCAGAAGACAGACAAGGTCCCCTATGTGCCGCAGTGGACGACACACGCCTGGATTCTCATCCATGCCCTCATCCCTCTTGCCATCCACCAAGCCTGGGTGACCGCTACGGGAACCAACCTCTCCCCGCTACTGGCCATTGGCTACTACACGACGGCGTTCCTGGCCGTTGTCATCCTCGAGCTCCGCGAAATCCGACGCCTCGGCCACATGTACGGCTTCCTGGACGGCGACGTGCACGATCGAGACGGCATACCCGACATTGGAGTGGCCCGGGTTGTCATGGCTGGCCCCAAGACGGCCGGCGGACGAATGGCCATGACCGTCTTCCTCACGTACAAGGCGTCGGAATCGCCCGCCGACGTCATGAGCTCCTGGACGTGGTGGGCTTGGCTTGTTGTGCAAACCGGCCTATATGGCATCATCCTTGACTTCTGGTTCTACTGGTACCACCGTGCCATGCATGACGTGAACTTTCTGTGGAAGTTCCATCGCACTCACCACCTCACCAAGCACCCAAACCCTAGCCTCGCAGCCTAtgccgacgaggagcaggagtTCTTTGATATGGTCGGCGTTCCCTTTTTAACCTTCCTTACTTTTAAGGCCTTTGGCGTGCCGCTGGACTTTTATAGTTGGTGGATCTGCCACCAGTATATTGCCTTTACCGAGTTCGGCGGGCATAGTGGTCTGCGTTTACACATTGGCGCCTCGTCCACGTTTCACTGGCTGCTGACGTACTTGAACATGgagcttgtcgtcgaggaCCATGACCTGCATCACCGAAAGGGTTGGAGAAAGAGCCAGAATTACGGCAAGCAGACGCGTGTTTGGGACCGTATTTTTGGCACCTGTGGTGACCGCATTGAATCGAAGCATGCCAATGTCGATTATGAAAATCCGGCTTATTTGAATCTGCTGTAA